The DNA sequence AATCGAAAGTAAAAATTCGCCATCATCCGTCACCCAAAACTTTTTGACTATCCCTGAAATACGTTGACAACAAATTTAGTTAAAAATGAAGTCAACGAATAAGGTTAATCGGCCCAAAAGGCGTCGTAATTACAGTGAAACCTTTAAAAAAGCGCGAGTTAAGGACTACGAAGAAGGTACCTTTAGCGTGGCCCAGATGGGTCGTTTATACAGTATCCATGTAAATATTCTGTACCGCTGGATAAGTAAGTACAGCGCGTACGATCAACAAAAAGCGATAATAGTGGAAGTACCAAATTCCCAGACGGAGAAGGTTAAATTGCTGGAAAAGCGGGTGGCTGAACTAGAACGTTCTCTAGGTCAAAAACAAATTAAATTGGACTACTATGAGAGCTTTATAGAGGAGCTTCGTGAAGCAGGAATAGATGTTGAAAAAAAAAGTGGTTTTACGACTCCCTTGTCCGGCTCTTGTCGAAATACAGATCAGAAATGAAGAGTCCAAGTAATGAACAAGTATATGCTGCACTAGGTACTTCGCGTCAATCGCTGTCGCAATATTTACGTCGGCGAGCGGATTATCAGGACGGGGTGTATTCAGCGGAAGCAATGCTGTTGACACACCGTGCAGATCACGGAGGTTTGGGTCTTGAAAAGGCCTACTATATGATCCAGCCAGAAGGACTAGGTCGCGATGCATTTATTCGAGAGATGACTCTATTGGGTCATTCGCTGGAACGAAAAAGGAGCTATGTTAGAACTACGAAGAGTGGTGGTTTACGGTATCCTAATTTAGTTAAGTTGCTTACTATCATAGGTTTAAACCGAGTTTGGCAATCGGATACGACTTACTATCGCCTAGAGGACAAGTATTACTATCTGACGTTTATCATAGATGTGTATTCCCGGCTTATAGTGGGCTATAGCGTAAGTGATAACCTCCGAGCTAGAGCAAACATAGAGGCACTGAAAATGGCCTTGCGGTTGCGTCGTGGTATGGATTTGAGTGAACTGATCTTCCACAGTGACGGGGGCTCCCAGTATCGCAGCAATGACTTTATAGAAGTATTGAGGTCACGAGGAATCAGCTCTAGCATGTGCATTACAGCATTGGACAATGCGTACGCAGAGAAGCTCAATGATGTGATCAAGAATGAATACCTTGAGCACTGGCCAATCAGAGATTATAGAGCACTGAGAAGGTACGTGAAGAGGGCTGTAGAGAACTACAACAAAGTGCGTCACCATAGTCAGTTACCGCTGCGAATTGCACCTTTGGGATTTGAATGTTATCTTGAGGAGAGTAAGGGGCAAAGACCACCATCGTTGTTGATACGAGACGGCGAAGCAAAAGAGTTGGAATACCAGCCAATGGCGGCTCAGAATCTGACTTATCCCAGTAGCGGAGCTTTTGATGGGACAAGTCAGATTCTGCCCGCATTTGTTAAGCTTGGTTTGCCAAAAGAAGATGGACAACTAGCACTTAGCTTTTAAGTAGAATGATTGATAAACCTGTCAACGTTATTTAGGGAAGGTCATTTACACCCTTACACGTTTACACCCTTACACCTTTCTACCCCTTCCCCCCATTCCCAATCAAGTCCTTGCCTTTGCGGCCATTGAGGACAGGGCTAGGACGAGGAGCTTCATCCAGGATCTGATGGAAGACTTTTTCTACGTGTTCCCACTTGCCATTGTTTAGGCGATAAGCCTCGTAGGTGCCATCAGGTATTTGCACCGGTCCTTCTCCGTATTCCCCTCCCACCATGGTCAGGTGATCAAACATCAGCAAATCCAGGGCGGGGTCATAATTGAGGCGCACACTTGCCGCAGCGGAATATTCCAATAGCAGTCGACTCTTTTCTGTAAAGCTGCCATCGTTTTCTTGTTTCACAAATACGGGCGCACCAAACACCGGTTTGCCCTCTACAAATCGTAGGACATCCACTACTTTGCGCTTGCGGAAAAACTCGTAGCCATCAAAGCCAAAAAGCAGATGGTACGTTTGTCCGCTGTAATTTACGGTATGCAGGTTGTAGTAGACCGTCCCATACCAACGATCAGCACTCAAGGCGATATTCTCCAGGTCTGCTTCCAGCTCAAATGAGCGATCTACCAGCGGAAAGAGCTGCAGTTCTTCACTGTTCATCTGAATGGCACCATAATAGCGGTAGTTGTCTTTATCAACATAAAGTTGCCAGGTGAAAATCCGGAAAGTACTGTCGGCAGGATACTGGATTGAAACGCTGTTGAGCTGCTCGAAAGGGTAGGAGAAGCTACCTGGCTTTTTCAAGGCACCTACCAGCTTGGGGATGAAAGCACGCACGGCCAAAAAGCGATTTTCTTCCAGGGAGTCGTTCACAAATGCATAAGAGAGCAGCCCCAGAGTGTCTTCCACGGCTTTTATCTCTTCAAGGTCTGCAGCACTTATTCGGTTCTGGCTATACAGTTGGTTGGTAAGGCTGCCCACGTTGAGCAGTACAAGCGTAAATAGTAGGTATTTCACGGACGTTATATTGCGCAAAAAACAAGTTGAACCTTCTCTAAGGTTTTTCAAATAGTGGGCACGCTTCAAATGAACCACTTAGCCCTCTTTTTGAAAAACGAATGCTCAACTTGTTTTTGTGCTGTTCTTACAGATTTTTCCAGTTGGGTTATTTAGCAACCCTCTCCACTAACGGAAAAACAGGGGGAAGATTGTGTTCAGATTGTTCCTACTTCTTCTTGTTGTTTTTATAATCGCGGAAGATAAATTCTCCCAATCCTTGCAGGCTACTGAAGAAAGCTTTACCGTTGTTGGCTTTCGTAAACTGTTCTACAAACTCCACCAAATAAGGATCACGTGCAATCATAAAGGTCGTCACCGGAACATTCACCTTGCGCAAGCGAGCAGCCAGGTTCAGGGTGCGGTTCACAATCTTGCGATCTAGCCCAAAGCTATTTTGGTAGTACTTCTTTCCGCGTTTCAGACAGGTAGGTTTACCGTCCGTAATCATGAATATCTGCTTGTTGGGGTTGCGTCTGCGGCGTAGTATGTCCATCGCCAGTTCCAGTCCGGCTACCGTATTGGTGTGGTAGGGGCCCACTTGCAGGTAGGGCAGGTCTTTGATCTCTATCGGCCAGGCGTCGTTGCCAAAGACAATGATATCGAGGGTGTCTTTCGGAAAGCGGGTAGTAATGTATTCGCTCAAGGCCATAGCTACCTTCTTGGCTGGGGTGATTCGGTCCTCGCCGTACAAAATCATCGAGTGCGAAATATCAATCATCAGCACCGTACTAGTCTGACTCTGGTAGTAGGTTTCGCGCACCTCCAGGTCATCATTGGTCAGTTTGAAATCATCAATACCGTGGTTGATGTGTGCGTTGCGTAAGCTCTCGCTAATGGCAATATTATCGAGCTGGTCGCCAAACTCGTAGGGCCGCAAGTCCGAGGTAGGTTCGTCGCCGCCACCGCCGTAGCGCGTGTTGTGATTGCCGCGTTTGGTCTTTTTTATATCCCCAAAAATATCGGTCAGTGCCTTTTTGCGCAGCTCCAGTTCCATTTTCGCCGAAGGCACAAAATTCGGATTCTGCCCATCTTGCGGCTGGATGTAGCCCTTGTCAATCAGCTCCTGAATAAAATCGGCCATGCCGTACTCCTCATTGGTGAGCTTGTGCTCCTTGTCCAGTTGGGTCAGCCACGATAATGACTCGGCCACATCGCCCGAGGTGTACATCAATAGCTCCTGAAACAGCTTTAGCAGCTGGTCAAAAAGACTTCCTTCCTCCTCACCGGGCACAAAATGCCTAAATCTCCATCCAATCATCACTACCGTTATTTCGCGGGTTATATTTATTTGGGCGCATCCCGCCAGTGGGCGGGTCGCTCCCTTCCAGGGTCACTATCGTTTCGTACCGCCCTTGTAGGGCGGCACCTCGCCTTCCAGGCAGCTTGCGCGAGCATCACCTTTCATGCATCCGATCATTACAACAAAAGCATCCCCCACTTGGTTGCTCCTCCTGTCACAAAATAAGGTTCTCCTTCCATAATCTCTGTTCGGCGTTGGCTTCGCCTACGTCGTATTGTACCCACGTTCGGCGTTGGCTGTGCCTACGTCGTGGTGCATGCAAAATTCTGTTTTGCGTATTGTGTGTAGCCAAATTGGTGAATTTGCCCTACGGTCGGTGTATCTTCGCCGTTATGACTTCTATTATCTGCACCGTCACCAACGATCTCAGCCAAGATCAGCGTATGATCCGCATCTGTAGTAGCCTACAGGCAGCGGGCTATCAGGTGACGCTGGTGGGGCGGCAGTTGCCGCATTCTTTACCCTTGGTCGATCACGCCTTTCGGCAGCATCGTCTCCGTTGCTGGTTTCATGCGGGTAAGCTGTTCTATTTAGAGTATAACCTGCGACTGTTATACTATCTCTACCGTCATCGGGCACAGATTATCAATGCCGTAGATCTCGACACCTTGTTGCCTGCTTACCTGATCAGCCGTCTGCAGCGGTCGGTTTGTGTCTACGACGCCCACGAGTACTTCACGGAAGTCCCCGAAGTCATCCGTCGTCCCAGGGTACAGCGGCTTTGGTCGGCGCTGGCGGATTGGATCATCCCTTCCCTCCAGCATGCTTATACGGTAGCGCCCGCCCTTGCGGAGCTCCTGACTCAGCGCTACGGAACGCCTTTTTCCGTGGTTCGTAACCTTCCTTTACGCCAAGAAGTGACGGAATCACCGTCGGCGCCTAAAGAAAAAATCATCTTTTATCAGGGTATGCTCAATGAGGGTAGGGGACTCGAAGCGGCCATCCTGGCAATGGTGCAACTTCCGCCAACCATTCTCCTACATATCGCAGGTACGGGCGACTTGGAGGCCGAGCTCCACCAGTTGGTCAACGATCATCAATTACAGGATAGAGTTCGTTTTCTGGGCTTTGTCCCTCCGGCATCGCTGCCAGCACTCACCAAAAAAGCTTGGCTGGGACTGAATCTACTCGAAAACACAGGATTGAGTTACTACTATTCCCTGGCCAACAAAACCTTTGACTATTTACAAGCAGGGGTGCCGGCTTTGCACATGGATTTTCCAGAATATCGTGCCTTGCACGATGCATATG is a window from the Lewinella sp. LCG006 genome containing:
- a CDS encoding transposase, which produces MKSTNKVNRPKRRRNYSETFKKARVKDYEEGTFSVAQMGRLYSIHVNILYRWISKYSAYDQQKAIIVEVPNSQTEKVKLLEKRVAELERSLGQKQIKLDYYESFIEELREAGIDVEKKSGFTTPLSGSCRNTDQK
- a CDS encoding transposase; the encoded protein is MKSPSNEQVYAALGTSRQSLSQYLRRRADYQDGVYSAEAMLLTHRADHGGLGLEKAYYMIQPEGLGRDAFIREMTLLGHSLERKRSYVRTTKSGGLRYPNLVKLLTIIGLNRVWQSDTTYYRLEDKYYYLTFIIDVYSRLIVGYSVSDNLRARANIEALKMALRLRRGMDLSELIFHSDGGSQYRSNDFIEVLRSRGISSSMCITALDNAYAEKLNDVIKNEYLEHWPIRDYRALRRYVKRAVENYNKVRHHSQLPLRIAPLGFECYLEESKGQRPPSLLIRDGEAKELEYQPMAAQNLTYPSSGAFDGTSQILPAFVKLGLPKEDGQLALSF
- a CDS encoding VWA domain-containing protein, whose protein sequence is MIGWRFRHFVPGEEEGSLFDQLLKLFQELLMYTSGDVAESLSWLTQLDKEHKLTNEEYGMADFIQELIDKGYIQPQDGQNPNFVPSAKMELELRKKALTDIFGDIKKTKRGNHNTRYGGGGDEPTSDLRPYEFGDQLDNIAISESLRNAHINHGIDDFKLTNDDLEVRETYYQSQTSTVLMIDISHSMILYGEDRITPAKKVAMALSEYITTRFPKDTLDIIVFGNDAWPIEIKDLPYLQVGPYHTNTVAGLELAMDILRRRRNPNKQIFMITDGKPTCLKRGKKYYQNSFGLDRKIVNRTLNLAARLRKVNVPVTTFMIARDPYLVEFVEQFTKANNGKAFFSSLQGLGEFIFRDYKNNKKK
- a CDS encoding glycosyltransferase family 4 protein, yielding MTSIICTVTNDLSQDQRMIRICSSLQAAGYQVTLVGRQLPHSLPLVDHAFRQHRLRCWFHAGKLFYLEYNLRLLYYLYRHRAQIINAVDLDTLLPAYLISRLQRSVCVYDAHEYFTEVPEVIRRPRVQRLWSALADWIIPSLQHAYTVAPALAELLTQRYGTPFSVVRNLPLRQEVTESPSAPKEKIIFYQGMLNEGRGLEAAILAMVQLPPTILLHIAGTGDLEAELHQLVNDHQLQDRVRFLGFVPPASLPALTKKAWLGLNLLENTGLSYYYSLANKTFDYLQAGVPALHMDFPEYRALHDAYDTFILLPNLEVDGLVSAILALVHQPERYKQLQEHNLQASKHLTWEEEEQQLLKIYRKIS